The Hordeum vulgare subsp. vulgare chromosome 4H, MorexV3_pseudomolecules_assembly, whole genome shotgun sequence genomic interval CCGGAATCCTCCCGCCGCCGCTCCGCGAGCCGGGTACGTACTTAGACAAGCGCGCATTGGTCCTCCCGTGATCAGTTGCCTGTTCCATGCGTACGTCTGTGCAGCGCACTGTCACTGGCCGGACTACGGCTTTGACTGCACATTTCGTCACGGCGGCGCCGCCGAGTCTGAGAAGGATTAAcactgttctttttcttcttcgctGTTCCTGACATGAATGCTATGCTACGCTGCGCAGTCGTCGGCGTCGAAGCTGCTGAAGGAGACGTGCGGCTACATCAAGAGCCTCCACCAGGAGGTCGACGACCTCTCCGACAGGCTGTCTGAACTAATGTCCACATTGGATGAAACCAGCCCGCAGGCCGAGATCATCCGGAGCCTTCTCCGCTAGCCGGATTCCATCCAACTTGGCCACTAGGCAGTAGCTACATATATATTAGCTCCAATTCATCGGCCGAAGAGGGAGACGAGGAGACAAGACAAGAGAAGAGAAGACAACAAGGAAGGCATAGCATTTTTTAGCTGcttcttgtttcttttccttCCTGCTCCCCCGTTTCCGTCTCCTGGTACGTCGttgtgtgtgtgcttgtgagGCCCTCATTTAGCAGGGAAGGGCCTGGCTTCCGGTATACTCCATTGTGTTTGATATATGCACCAGGTTGGTAGAGGTTAATAATATATATGGTGCCACTTCTACCGATTATCTGAGTGTATTACTACTCCATGTTGAATTACTACTAGCTAGCATATGTATGTTTTCTAGCTTGTAGACGTGTGTGTCTGTGGTG includes:
- the LOC123447077 gene encoding transcription factor ILI3; this encodes MSSRRGRITDEEINELISKLQALLPESSRRRSASRSSASKLLKETCGYIKSLHQEVDDLSDRLSELMSTLDETSPQAEIIRSLLR